GCCTGCTCGCGGCCGGAGCGGCGCCGGACTACCGCGCCGACCGCTCGGCAATGTCGCCGCTGATGCTCGCCGCCGGAAGGCCGCATCCCGAAGTCGTACAGGCCCTCCTCGCCGCCGGCGCCAACCCGAAGCTCCGCACCTCGTCCGCCTTCACCCCGCTCTACCACGCCGTCCTCGAGGGCCAAGTCGAGAACGCCCGCCTCCTGATCGAAGCCGGCGCCGACCTCCCCCGCGACCGCGACCTCCTCCTCACCACCGCGCGCGAAAAAGGCAACGCCGCCATGACGAGCTTGTTGGAGAGCGCGGCGGCGCCGCCGGCTCCGTAGCGTTGGAGGGGTGCGGCTCGCCGCTCGCCCGCCGCCGGGAATCTCCGGATGGGCCGCGCGGGCGACGCATGCGTCGCCCCTACAAATGCAGATACGTGAGCGGCGTAGCGCGCAGCGAAACGCAGCGGTCGCGCTCTATCCCTCCGAGGTTCGGAACGGAATTTCCAAGTGTTCCGTAGGGGCGACGCATGCGTCGCCCGCGGAAATCAGCGGAACCGCGAGCGATCGAGGCCGGGGATGACCCGCAGGGCGTTTTCGTAGTAGAGCTTGCGCAGGACTTCGTCGGGGAGGGCGAGGCCGTAGAGCTTCCAGAAGGCGTGGCGGCGGCGGTAGTAGGGGAAGTAGTCGTCGGCGGTTTCGAGGACGCGGAAGTAGGGTGGGTACTCGGACGGCTCCCACGAGTCCTTGCCGAACATCACGCGGTCCTGGTATTTCACCAGCCAGTCGTGCGCGAAGCGCGGCTGGCGGCCGAGCTCGGCGAGCACGGCGCCAATCTCGGTCATCACGTTCGGCGCCTCGTCCATGAGCTTGCCGAGCCGCCCGAGGTCGTTGCCGAGCCAGCCCAAGTGCGCGTTGATGAAGGTCGTCTTCGGGTTGGCGCGGAAGAGGTTGTGCTGTTCGCTGATGAGCTGCTCCCACGGCGTGTTCTCCGCCGGGTCGCGCCAGCGGCCGGGGATCTCGATCATCTCGTAGAGGCGCTCGTTGTCCTTGTCCCTGGGCTGCCAGAACGGCGCCGGATCGGCGGTGTGGATCAGCACCGGCACGCCGCGCCGCGCGCAGGCCGCCCAGATCGGCGCGAGGCGCGGGTCGTCGACCGCGATGCGCTTGCCGGCGACGTCCACCGTGTCCATCCCCAGGCCCTTGTAGATCTTCAAGCCGCGCGCGCCGGCCGCGATGTCGGCCTCGAGCTCAGCGACCGCTGCCGCCGGCCAGTCGGCGGCGCCGACGCGCGAGAAGTCGACGTTGGTGAAGTGGACGAGCCTTCCGGGAGCGAGCCGCTCGGTGAGCGCCATCGCGTCACGCATGTACTGCGGCGCCTTGAGGGCGAAGCGCGGCTGGCCGTCCGGGCCGGTCGTGCGTTCGAAGCCGCGGCCCGAGAGGTTCACCATCACCGCCATGTTCAGCTTGTCCATCTCCTCGACGAGCGTCCGCACCTCGGCTTCGGTGAGGCCGAACTGGTGCGAGTGGACGTCAACGAACGGGAACTTCGCCCGCGGCACCGGATGCTCGGAGACTTTGAGCGTCGACGGCGGGTCGTACTGCATGAACGAGAGCTGCGCCGGGTCGTCGGAGGGGGCCGGAGGGTTGGCCCCCTGTTGGGCCGGCAGGTGGGCGGCGGAGAGGACGAGCAGAAGCCAGATCTGCGAGGTGCGCATGAGGGAGATCCTACCTGCGGATCTTCAGAGCAGCCGTTCGAGCTCGTCGCAGGCGGAAGCGACGCCCGTCTCGGCGGCGATCTGCGCGCCGAGGAGACGCGCGCGGCCGGCGGCCGTCGCGTCGGCAAGCAGAGCGGCGAGCGCGCGCTCCGCGCGCCGCGCGGAGTAGCGCTCCGCAGGAAGGACCCGGGCGACGCCGAGCCGCGCGAGGCGGTGGGCGTTGTCGGGTTGGTCGTGGCAGTGCGGGACGACCAGCATCGGTCGTCCGGAGCGCAGAGCCTCCGCCGAGGTGCCGACACCTCCCTGGTGGACCACGAGCTCTGCCCGGGCGAAGAGCGCGGCATGCGGCGCGTACGGTACCGCCAGCAGTCTCTCCGACAGCGCGCGGCGCGGAAGATTCGCCGGGTCGGTGCCGACGAGCAGCACGGCCCGCAGTCCGAGACGCTCGACCGCCGTGATGCTGTGCTCGTAGAAGGCTCCGGCCGCACCGACCGCCGCCGAGCCGAGCGTGAAGACCACCGGCGGCGGCCCGGCCGCGAGGAAGCGCTCGAGCTCGGCCGTCAAAGCCTGCGGATCGGCGAGGAAGGGAAAACCCACGGCCTGGGTGTTCTGCGGCCAGTCGGCCTGCCGCGGACCGAAGCGCGGTGAAAAAAGCGCCAGAACCAGATGGGGTGAGTGCTGGCCGTGGAGGATCGGATTGGCACCGGGTGCGAGGCCGAGCTCCGCTTCGAGCTCGCGATAAGGCGCGAGCCAGCGGCTGAGCATGAAGTCGGCGAGGCGCAGGACGACCCGCTGGCCGCGAGGGCCGAGCCGGGCGAGGCTGTGCTCGAACGGGACGCCCGAGAAGATCGCCGGATCGGTGGTCGAGAACAGGCTGAGTGGCGAGAGTACGGTGGAGACCCAGGGCCGTCCGGCGGCTCGGGCGAGGAGCTGGGCGCCCAGGGCAAGCGGATGGGTCACCATCAGATCCGCGGCGGCGGCCGCCGGACGCAGGTCGTCGAAAGCGGTTCGCAGATGCCCGAGGGTCATCTCGCGCAGCACGTACTCCGGACCGCGACGCTTGTGCATCGCCCGCTTGAGCTGCACGGGATCGGTCGGGTCGAAGTCGGGTCCGATCGGATGAAACCCGAGCCCCGCCGCCGTCACGCGCGACGCGTAGTGGCGCAAAGTGGCGACCGCCACCCGATGCCCCCGCGTCCGGAGCTCCCGGCCGAGGGCGA
The nucleotide sequence above comes from Thermoanaerobaculia bacterium. Encoded proteins:
- a CDS encoding amidohydrolase family protein gives rise to the protein MRTSQIWLLLVLSAAHLPAQQGANPPAPSDDPAQLSFMQYDPPSTLKVSEHPVPRAKFPFVDVHSHQFGLTEAEVRTLVEEMDKLNMAVMVNLSGRGFERTTGPDGQPRFALKAPQYMRDAMALTERLAPGRLVHFTNVDFSRVGAADWPAAAVAELEADIAAGARGLKIYKGLGMDTVDVAGKRIAVDDPRLAPIWAACARRGVPVLIHTADPAPFWQPRDKDNERLYEMIEIPGRWRDPAENTPWEQLISEQHNLFRANPKTTFINAHLGWLGNDLGRLGKLMDEAPNVMTEIGAVLAELGRQPRFAHDWLVKYQDRVMFGKDSWEPSEYPPYFRVLETADDYFPYYRRRHAFWKLYGLALPDEVLRKLYYENALRVIPGLDRSRFR
- a CDS encoding glycosyltransferase family 1 protein, with amino-acid sequence MAHPVHHRHGVADGHEHGGRHRPDRGCLGRRHRDRSQDHAFLRTDGFGRLAAGELPENRRGGKKDANRLPAQARDGRQEPEQGDRQRHDGQDDAEVGRQAERRGPADDDLHRHRALRGEGPGLGLRHSPRLHRDRAHGSRHDDAEHEPAGLRPSIAGILLNTFGSLGDLYPYLALGRELRTRGHRVAVATLRHYASRVTAAGLGFHPIGPDFDPTDPVQLKRAMHKRRGPEYVLREMTLGHLRTAFDDLRPAAAAADLMVTHPLALGAQLLARAAGRPWVSTVLSPLSLFSTTDPAIFSGVPFEHSLARLGPRGQRVVLRLADFMLSRWLAPYRELEAELGLAPGANPILHGQHSPHLVLALFSPRFGPRQADWPQNTQAVGFPFLADPQALTAELERFLAAGPPPVVFTLGSAAVGAAGAFYEHSITAVERLGLRAVLLVGTDPANLPRRALSERLLAVPYAPHAALFARAELVVHQGGVGTSAEALRSGRPMLVVPHCHDQPDNAHRLARLGVARVLPAERYSARRAERALAALLADATAAGRARLLGAQIAAETGVASACDELERLL